The proteins below come from a single Tenuifilum thalassicum genomic window:
- the amrB gene encoding AmmeMemoRadiSam system protein B — translation MEKLPSRCRRLFSFTLIILTLTEISCNGQDMNKPNQLDRQPAVAGQFYPDSKALLEKELKSYFDSAKQTLAEQPLALIVPHAGYVFSGLVAASGYRQLDRNKKYKHIFLIGSSHTMFFNGAAVYTKGAFITPLGRIPIDPLAEKLVKENSILTDNPEPHLKEHSLEVQLPFLQYWLKKEFSIIPIVIGGESQTTPTLLAEALEPYFTPDNLFIISSDFSHYPSYDDAKKTDDDMAHAIATNSPVEFMKAKIRNENAGIDDLATAMCGWTSGLTLLKITENKPQISYKTIMYRNSGDSPYGGKDRVVGYWAIAAVQQVTQGNEFNLTDSDKHELLILARKTITNHLNGRPLYTPDEAKLSDALKTNAGAFVTLHNHGRLRGCIGNFSTSTPLYRVVMAMAISAATEDYRFESVTAEELKDIDIEISVLTPMKRINHVEEIELGRHGIYIKKGIHSGTFLPQVAKETNWSLQEFLGHCARDKAGIGWDGWRDAEIYTYEAIVFDEKQMGLR, via the coding sequence ATGGAAAAGCTGCCAAGTCGATGTAGAAGACTATTTTCTTTTACATTGATAATTTTAACACTAACCGAGATTTCGTGTAATGGACAGGATATGAATAAACCAAACCAACTCGACAGGCAGCCGGCTGTTGCTGGTCAGTTTTATCCCGATTCAAAAGCGTTGCTTGAAAAGGAGCTAAAGAGCTATTTTGATAGTGCTAAACAGACACTAGCTGAGCAGCCTTTGGCATTGATTGTCCCCCATGCCGGATATGTCTTTTCCGGTTTAGTTGCCGCATCGGGCTATCGTCAACTCGATAGAAACAAGAAATACAAGCACATCTTTCTGATTGGGTCAAGTCATACCATGTTTTTTAACGGTGCGGCAGTATATACCAAAGGAGCATTTATCACTCCCCTTGGGAGAATCCCCATTGACCCATTGGCAGAAAAGCTGGTTAAAGAAAACAGCATACTAACCGATAATCCGGAACCTCACCTAAAAGAGCATAGCCTTGAGGTTCAGCTACCATTTCTACAGTACTGGCTAAAAAAAGAGTTCTCAATAATACCAATTGTTATAGGAGGCGAATCGCAAACAACCCCTACCCTATTAGCTGAGGCTCTTGAACCCTACTTTACACCTGACAACCTGTTTATTATTAGCTCCGATTTCTCTCACTACCCCAGCTACGACGATGCTAAGAAAACCGACGACGACATGGCTCACGCCATTGCTACGAATTCCCCTGTTGAATTCATGAAAGCGAAAATCCGTAATGAAAATGCAGGAATCGACGACCTGGCAACGGCCATGTGCGGTTGGACATCGGGACTTACCCTACTGAAAATTACAGAAAACAAACCCCAAATCAGCTACAAAACCATTATGTACCGCAACTCTGGCGATTCGCCTTATGGTGGAAAGGATCGCGTGGTGGGCTACTGGGCAATTGCAGCCGTACAACAAGTCACACAAGGCAATGAGTTCAACCTTACCGATAGCGACAAGCACGAACTACTAATCCTGGCCCGCAAAACCATCACCAACCACTTAAATGGTAGGCCTCTTTACACACCCGATGAGGCTAAACTATCCGATGCGTTAAAAACTAATGCGGGTGCATTCGTAACTCTACACAACCATGGTAGATTAAGGGGATGCATTGGAAACTTTTCTACTTCTACGCCGCTTTACAGGGTAGTAATGGCTATGGCCATCTCAGCTGCTACAGAAGATTATAGGTTCGAATCCGTTACTGCTGAGGAGTTAAAAGATATCGATATCGAAATTTCGGTACTTACACCTATGAAACGGATTAACCATGTTGAAGAGATAGAGCTGGGACGACATGGAATTTACATCAAGAAGGGGATACACTCGGGAACATTCTTGCCACAAGTGGCAAAAGAAACCAATTGGTCACTCCAAGAGTTTTTGGGACACTGTGCCCGCGATAAAGCAGGGATCGGATGGGACGGCTGGCGCGATGCCGAAATATACACCTACGAAGCCATCGTTTTCGACGAGAAGCAAATGGGATTAAGGTAG